The proteins below come from a single Molothrus ater isolate BHLD 08-10-18 breed brown headed cowbird chromosome 3, BPBGC_Mater_1.1, whole genome shotgun sequence genomic window:
- the RWDD2A gene encoding RWD domain-containing protein 2A isoform X1, whose product MFLLFLSRAYTEPRPLLIFVQPGWGGAWACLGGWEEAQPGQVTPADQRDIPDHGTSRSAGVEGRAMAATVKECLELQLLEVEMLLSMFPKRGEFSLDADAVPSIQRYLRNADGALPPQLEYRIALDVGEAKVKVELQVLLPHMYPQVAPQLFARSDALHRQQQLQLNTRLTSHISSLDPGDLCVCEAVQWVKDNSLPFLETCQASAECAAEAVRAKEKLHRMWIYSHHIYRQELRKKIFDCAKKLNLTGFCLTGKPGVICVEGLQENCEEFWRVIRYPNWKHISCKHVENIETEGSVDNLRLFHSFEDLQFQAHGDYGLRNDYHMDLGQFLEFLKQHQSGHIFQILFGVEGKLSDN is encoded by the exons atgtttttgttattcctgagcagggcttacacagagccgAGGCCTCTCCTGATTTTTgtacagccaggctggggaggggcctGGGCATGCTTGGGAGGTTGGGAGGAGGCACAGCCcggacaggtgaccccagctgaccaaagggacattccagacCATGGAACATCACGCTCG GCGGGCGTGGAGGGCAGGGCAATGGCTGCCACGGTGAAAGAAtgcctggagctccagctgctggaagtgGAAATGCTCCTTTCGATGTTTCCCAAGAGAGGAGAATTCAGCCTGGATGCGGATGCCGTGCCCAGCATCCAGCGCTACCTGAGGAATGCTGACGGAGCCCTGCCCCCGCAGCTGGAATATCGCATCGCTCTCGATGTCGGGGAGGCCAAG GTAAAGGTGGAGTTGCAGGTTCTCCTTCCTCATATGTACCCTCAGGTGGCTCCTCAGCTTTTTGCCAGATCAGATGCTCTGCACAGACAGCAACAGTTGCAGCTCAATACTCGTCTCACGTCTCACATCAGCTCTCTGGATCCAGgagatctgtgtgtgtgtgaggctGTGCAGTGGGTGAAGGACAACAGCCTGCCCTTCTTGGAAACCTGTCAGGCCTCGGCTGAGTGTGCTGCTGAAGCAGTCAGGGCTAAGGAAAAGCTGCATCGCATGTGGATCTACAGCCATCACATATACAGGCAGGAACTGAGGAAAAAGATTTTTGACTGTGCTAAGAAGTTAAATCTGACTGGCTTCTGCCTAACTGGGAAACCTGGTGTCATCTGTGTGGAGGGACTCCAAGAAAACTGTGAAGAGTTCTGGCGTGTTATTAGATATCCCAACTGGAAGCACATTTCATGCAAGCATGTGGAGAATATAGAAACAGAGGGAAGTGTTGATAATCTTCGTCTCTTTCACAGTTTTGAAGACCTGCAGTTTCAGGCACATGGTGATTATGGCCTGAGGAATGACTATCACATGGATCTTGGCCAGTTTCTAGAATTCCTGAAACAGCATCAAAGTGGacacatttttcagattttatttggTGTTGAAGGCAAACTTTCAGACAATTGA
- the RWDD2A gene encoding RWD domain-containing protein 2A isoform X3 codes for MAATVKECLELQLLEVEMLLSMFPKRGEFSLDADAVPSIQRYLRNADGALPPQLEYRIALDVGEAKVKVELQVLLPHMYPQVAPQLFARSDALHRQQQLQLNTRLTSHISSLDPGDLCVCEAVQWVKDNSLPFLETCQASAECAAEAVRAKEKLHRMWIYSHHIYRQELRKKIFDCAKKLNLTGFCLTGKPGVICVEGLQENCEEFWRVIRYPNWKHISCKHVENIETEGSVDNLRLFHSFEDLQFQAHGDYGLRNDYHMDLGQFLEFLKQHQSGHIFQILFGVEGKLSDN; via the exons ATGGCTGCCACGGTGAAAGAAtgcctggagctccagctgctggaagtgGAAATGCTCCTTTCGATGTTTCCCAAGAGAGGAGAATTCAGCCTGGATGCGGATGCCGTGCCCAGCATCCAGCGCTACCTGAGGAATGCTGACGGAGCCCTGCCCCCGCAGCTGGAATATCGCATCGCTCTCGATGTCGGGGAGGCCAAG GTAAAGGTGGAGTTGCAGGTTCTCCTTCCTCATATGTACCCTCAGGTGGCTCCTCAGCTTTTTGCCAGATCAGATGCTCTGCACAGACAGCAACAGTTGCAGCTCAATACTCGTCTCACGTCTCACATCAGCTCTCTGGATCCAGgagatctgtgtgtgtgtgaggctGTGCAGTGGGTGAAGGACAACAGCCTGCCCTTCTTGGAAACCTGTCAGGCCTCGGCTGAGTGTGCTGCTGAAGCAGTCAGGGCTAAGGAAAAGCTGCATCGCATGTGGATCTACAGCCATCACATATACAGGCAGGAACTGAGGAAAAAGATTTTTGACTGTGCTAAGAAGTTAAATCTGACTGGCTTCTGCCTAACTGGGAAACCTGGTGTCATCTGTGTGGAGGGACTCCAAGAAAACTGTGAAGAGTTCTGGCGTGTTATTAGATATCCCAACTGGAAGCACATTTCATGCAAGCATGTGGAGAATATAGAAACAGAGGGAAGTGTTGATAATCTTCGTCTCTTTCACAGTTTTGAAGACCTGCAGTTTCAGGCACATGGTGATTATGGCCTGAGGAATGACTATCACATGGATCTTGGCCAGTTTCTAGAATTCCTGAAACAGCATCAAAGTGGacacatttttcagattttatttggTGTTGAAGGCAAACTTTCAGACAATTGA
- the RWDD2A gene encoding RWD domain-containing protein 2A isoform X2 → MAFVFPSDPEAGVEGRAMAATVKECLELQLLEVEMLLSMFPKRGEFSLDADAVPSIQRYLRNADGALPPQLEYRIALDVGEAKVKVELQVLLPHMYPQVAPQLFARSDALHRQQQLQLNTRLTSHISSLDPGDLCVCEAVQWVKDNSLPFLETCQASAECAAEAVRAKEKLHRMWIYSHHIYRQELRKKIFDCAKKLNLTGFCLTGKPGVICVEGLQENCEEFWRVIRYPNWKHISCKHVENIETEGSVDNLRLFHSFEDLQFQAHGDYGLRNDYHMDLGQFLEFLKQHQSGHIFQILFGVEGKLSDN, encoded by the exons ATGGCGTTTGTGTTCCCAAGTGACCCTGAG GCGGGCGTGGAGGGCAGGGCAATGGCTGCCACGGTGAAAGAAtgcctggagctccagctgctggaagtgGAAATGCTCCTTTCGATGTTTCCCAAGAGAGGAGAATTCAGCCTGGATGCGGATGCCGTGCCCAGCATCCAGCGCTACCTGAGGAATGCTGACGGAGCCCTGCCCCCGCAGCTGGAATATCGCATCGCTCTCGATGTCGGGGAGGCCAAG GTAAAGGTGGAGTTGCAGGTTCTCCTTCCTCATATGTACCCTCAGGTGGCTCCTCAGCTTTTTGCCAGATCAGATGCTCTGCACAGACAGCAACAGTTGCAGCTCAATACTCGTCTCACGTCTCACATCAGCTCTCTGGATCCAGgagatctgtgtgtgtgtgaggctGTGCAGTGGGTGAAGGACAACAGCCTGCCCTTCTTGGAAACCTGTCAGGCCTCGGCTGAGTGTGCTGCTGAAGCAGTCAGGGCTAAGGAAAAGCTGCATCGCATGTGGATCTACAGCCATCACATATACAGGCAGGAACTGAGGAAAAAGATTTTTGACTGTGCTAAGAAGTTAAATCTGACTGGCTTCTGCCTAACTGGGAAACCTGGTGTCATCTGTGTGGAGGGACTCCAAGAAAACTGTGAAGAGTTCTGGCGTGTTATTAGATATCCCAACTGGAAGCACATTTCATGCAAGCATGTGGAGAATATAGAAACAGAGGGAAGTGTTGATAATCTTCGTCTCTTTCACAGTTTTGAAGACCTGCAGTTTCAGGCACATGGTGATTATGGCCTGAGGAATGACTATCACATGGATCTTGGCCAGTTTCTAGAATTCCTGAAACAGCATCAAAGTGGacacatttttcagattttatttggTGTTGAAGGCAAACTTTCAGACAATTGA